CCGCTGGGTGACGGCGTGCGCGGCGGTGAGCGGCATCGCGCCGTCGACCTCGAGATCGATGCTGACGGTGAGCTTGCCGCCGAGGTCGTGCACGGTGACGTGATGCACCGCGAGCCCCGAATTGCGCGCGATCACCATGATGCGCTCGCGCACGGTTTCGTTGTTGCGGGCGACCGGCACGGTGGTGAAGGTGAGGTCGGCACCGCCCAGCGCCTTGCCGACGGCTTCTTCCGCCTTGCGCTTGATCTGGTCGACGCGGTCGATCGGCAGCGTGCGCGGCACCTCGACCACCGCATCGACGAAATGAGTGGGGCCCACCGTGCGCACGCGCAGCCGCTCGATGCCGACGACGCCGGGCACCGTGCGGATGGCGGCGTCGGCCTTCTCGGAGGCGCCTTCCGGCGCGCGGTCGAGCAGGGTTTCCACGGTCGCGCGCGTCATCTTCAGGCCCAGGAACCCGATCATGACGGCGACCGCGATGGCGGCTGCGGTGTCGCCCCACCAGAAGCCGAAGGCCGCGAGGATGAGGCCGGCGATCACCGCGAGGGAGCCGAGCACGTCGGAGGCGAAATGCAGCGCGTCGGCCGCGAGCGCCTGGCTCTTGGTTTCGCGCGCGGCGCGGTGCAGTGCGCCGGCGCGCCACCAGTTTACGGCGATGTCGATGACGAGCACGACGAAGGCGACGGCCGAGATGGTCGGCGGGGGCGCGCCCTCGCGGAGGCGGCTATAGGACTCGACCAAAATGCCGCCGGCGAGCACGTAGAGGAGTGCCGTCACGCCGAGCGCCGACAGGCTCTCGAACTTGCCATGGCCGTAATGGTGTTCTTCATCCGCCGGGCGGTCTGAGATCCGCACCACCACCCAGGTGATGATGGTCGCGACCAGGTCGATCGAACTGTGCAAGGCCTCCGAGATCAGCGCCAGGCTGCCGATCATGACGCCGACCACGAACTTGGCCGCGGCCATGCTGCCGCTGGCGACGATCGAGATCGCCGCGACGGATGATTTGCTGGTGGAGGGACGGCTCATGGCCCGCGCTTTAGCAGGCCGTCACACGACATGAAAGTACGATGCGGGCACTGTCACCATGCATTCGCCAAGCCAACTGAGATTGCGAATTATTCCGATTTAGATTTTCCCGACATCAAAGCGTCACGACGATCTTGCCGAGGTGCTTGTTGGCTTCCATGTGCGCAAACGCCTTGCCGATATCGTCGAAGGCGAAGACCTTGTCGACCGGCAGCGCGAGCTTCCGGCTCTCCACCGCCGGCCAGATGTCCTTCTTGACGGCGTCGAAGATCGCGCGGATCTCCTCGATCGTGCGGGTGCGGAAGGTCACGCCGACATAGGTGATGCGGCGCACGGCATGCAGGTCGAAATTGAACTCGGCGCGGGTGCCGCCGAGCCGGCCGACATTGACGATGCGACCCTTGATCTTGGTCGCCGCAAGATTCTGGCTCGCGACCTTGCCCGAAACCTGATCGACGATCAGGTCGACGCCTTCGCCGCCGGTCGCGTTCAGCACCTGATCGACCCAGCCGGGATCGGAGGAATCGATCGCGAGATCGGCGCCGAATTCCTTCAGGCGGCCGCGGCGCATCGCATCGGTCGAGGAGCCGATCACGGGCTTCGCGCCCTTGAGGGTGGCGATCTGCATCGCCATCAGGCCGACGCCGGAGCTCGCGCCCTGGATCAGGACGCTCTGTCCGGCCTGCAGGCGGCCTTCGGTAACGACCGCATTGTGCATGGTGGCGAGCGCGACGGGGAGGGTGGCCGCCTCCGGAAAGCTCATTGCGGCGGGTATCTTGAACAGCCGGCCGTGATCGGCGAGCGCATACTCGGCAAAGGCGGCCGCGCCCGAACCCATGACGCGGTCGCCGATGGCGACGCCCTTGGCCTCCGGTCCGAGCTCGGCGACCTCGCCGGCCCATTCCATGCCGAGAACGCTGCCGACCCCGCCGGCGCTGCCGTGCCGGTGGCCCTTGGTCATGCCGAGGTCGGCGCGGTTGAGGCCGCAGGCGCGCACGCGCACCAGCACTTGCGTGCCCTTCGGCGCGGGGCGGGCGACATCGGCAATAGCCGGGCCATCGGGACCGTAGATATAGGCTCTCATGGTTTCATCCCCGCTGCTGATGTCTATTCGGCGGCCTCGCGCCGCGCGCCCGACAGCATCCCCTCGAGCCGGCCGCGAATGATCGCTTCCGCCTCGCGGACGATGCGCGAGATGAGCTCGGCGCAGCTCGGGATGTCGTGGATCAGGCCCTGCACCTGGCCTGCCGACCAGATGCCGTGATCCGCATCCCCGGTCGCATAGACCATCTTGCCGCGCGCGCCGGCCACGAGCTCGCGCACCTGGTCGAAGGTCGCGCCTTCCTTTTCCATCGCCACGACTTTGGTCGAGATCGCGTTTTTGGCGACGCGCGAGGTGTTGCGCATGGTGCGGAAGATCAATTCGGTCTCGCGCTCGTCATTGGCGACGATCCGCTCCTTGATCGTCTGGTGGATCGGGCTCTCCTTGGTGCACATGAAGCGGGTGCCCATGTTGATGCCGTCGGCGCCGAGCGCCAGCGCCGCCACCAGGCCGCGCGCATCGCCGAAGCCGCCGGAGGCGATGATCGGGATCTTCACCTTGGCTGCGGCGGCCGGAATCAGGATCAGGCCGGGGGTGTCGTCCTCGCCGGGGTGGCCGGCGCATTCGAAGCCGTCGATCGAGATCGCGTCGACCCCCATGCGCTCGGCCGACAGCGCATGGCGGACGCTGGTGCATTTGTGCACGACCTTGATGCCGTGCTTCCTGAACTCGTCGACATGTTCCTGCGGCTTGTTCCCGGCGGTCTCCACGACCCCGATGCCGCTCTCGATGATCGCGGCGCGGTATTCCGCGTAGGGCGGCGGCTTGATCGCCGGCAGGATGGTAAGATTGACGCCGAACGGCCTGTCGGTCATCTCGCGGCAGCGCGCGATTTCCTTCGCGAGGTCTTCCGGGGTCGGCTGCGTCAGCGCGGTGATGAAGCCGAGCGCCCCGGCATTGGCGACAGCGGCGACCAGCTCGGCGCGTCCGACCCATTGCATGCCGCCCTGCACGATCGGGTGTTCGACGCCGACCAGCTCGGTGAATCGCGTTTTCAGCATCGCTGCCCTCTGTTTCCTCTCGCGCGGGCGACCGCGCCGTCCTTGCCGGATTTTCGGGAAACAGGATGGCGGCACGCCCGGCGAATGTCTACCGGGCACGGGGCGGCGGTCCCATGCCGAAATGGAGGGCGGACTATTCCGTCCACGCCGATGCAGCCGGCAGCGGTCGCTACTGCCAAAACTCGTTGGTCAGTTCTCCGATGCCGTCGATTGCGACGGTGACGATGTTGACGGGCTCCTTCATGACGCCGACGCCGATTGAGGTGCCGCAGCAGATCAGGTCACCGGGCAGAAGCGTCATGTCGTGCGAGATCCTGCTGACGAGCTCTCGCACGCTGAAGATCATGTCGGCGATCGGGTAATTCTGACGCTCCACGCCATTGAGGATAGTGCGCACCACGAGCTTTGCCGGATCGATGCCTGTGGCAATGACGGGACCGAACGGGCCATATCCGTCGATGCCCTTGGACCGCGCCCATTGCGCGAAGGTCGGGTCGCGATTGAGGATGTCGTTGGCGGTGATGTCGTTGACGCAGGTATAGCCGAAGATGAAGTCGCCGGCCTCATCAACCGAGACCGCGCGGCAGGTCCTGCCAATGACGATGCCGAGCTCGCCCTCATAGGTGGTCTTGCCGTCATAGGATGCCGGCCGCCGGATCACCGCGCCCGGTGCTGCGACACTGCTCGTGGCCTTGAGGAGATACAATGGCTCCGGCGGCTCGGGCTGGTTGAGCTTGGCGGCCAGGGCGTGGAAGTTGTTCCAGAGAGCGACGATCTTGCTCGGCGCGGTCGGTGCCAGCAGCTCGATATCGTTAAGGTCGAGCAGCTGTCCGGTTGGTCGCGCATGGCCGAACATCTCGCCGTCGAGCACGCTGACGCCGGCCGGCGTCAGCGTTCCGAAGCCGGTCTTGCCTTGGTGGCGGAAGCGAATCCAGGCGGTCATGCGAGAGCAGGGGTAGGGGCCTTCGCCGTGGCCTGCTGGATCATGCCGTCGTAGAGGCCGGCGATCTTCGCCCGCTGCGCGACCAGCGCCAGCACGGTGTCGAGCGCCGGCGTCGGAATGCTGGTGAGGCGTCCCATCTCCTGCACGACGGTCACCAGCGGATCGATCTCCATCGGGCGGCCGCGCTCGAGATCCTGCAGCATCGAGGTCTTGTGCGCGCCGACCTTGCGCGCGCCTTCGATGCGGCGTTCGACATCGACGCGGAACGCCACGCCGAAGGTCTCGGCGATCGCCTGGGCTTCCAGCATGATCGCCTTCGACAGTGCGCGCGTCTCGGGGTTGGAGCAGATCACGTCCAGCGTCGCATGGGTGAGCGCGCTGATCGGGTTGAGGCAGACATTGCCCCACAGCTTCAGCCAGATCTCGTCGCGGATGCGGTCGAGTACCGGCGCCTTCATGCCGGCCGCGACGAGGAGTTCGGCCAGCCGTTTGACGTCGGCGGTGGTCTCGCCGGAGGGTTCGCCCAGCGGGAACTGGTTGCCATAGACATGGCGGATCACGCCGGGGGCCTCGATCTCGGTCGCGGGATAGACGATGCAGCCGATCGCGCGCTCGGGTCCGATCTCGCGCCACTGGCGGCCGCCGGGATCGATGCTTTCCAGCGTCGCGCCCTCATGGCGGCCGCCATGCTTGTAGAAGTACCAATAGGGAATGCCGTTGACTGCGGTGACGACGCGGGTGCGACCTCCCAGCAGTGGCTGCATCTGATCGAGCACGCCGGTGATCGAGTGCGCCTTCAGGCAGATGATGACGTAGTCCTGCACGCCGAGTTCGGCCGGATTGTCGGTGCAGCGCGGCCGCACCACATGCGTCTCGCCGCCGACCAGGAGCTTCAGCCCGTTCGCGCGCATGGCGGCCAGATGCGGGCCGCGCGCCACCAGGCTGACCTCGGCGCCGGCCCGCGCTAGCTGAACACCGAGATATCCGCCGATCGCGCCGGCGCCATAGATGCAGATCTTCATCGCAGTCCCTCGACGTCAGGGGTGAAGTTCGGCACGCATCGACCCGCTGCTTCGGCGCAACAGGCCGAAGCAGGGAGGAAAGCCATGCGTAATGAAGGCGCCCCGGCGGGGCGTTGCGTCAGGCCGCCTTGGGCGCGCCGCTTGCAGCCTCGTCGAAGGCGGCGGACACGTCGCGCATGCTGATCACGCCCGCGAGTGCAAAATTATCGATCACCGGCAGATGGCGGATGTGATGCACCTTCATCAGGTGGCGGACGTGCTCCAGCGTATCCGACGACGAGCAGGCGACGAGGCGCTGCACCGGGACCAGCTGCGAGACCTTGAGGTTGACGCCAGCGGCGCCGTGTTCGGCGATCGCGCGCACCACGTCGCGTTCGGTGAACATGCCGACCGCGGTGTTACCCTCGGAGCGGACAACGTCCTTGACCACGAGCGCGCTGATATTGTTGGCGCGCATCAATTGCGCGGCAATGCCCACGGTCTCATTCATTCGCACCGTCACCACGCGCGGCGTCTTCCTGCGCAGGATGTCTCCGACTTGCATCGCAACCTCCTTTGATCGGCATTGTGGATCACCATGACGGCTATTAGATTGGTATACATTATGCCAATTGTCAATTTGGTCGCGAATAGTTTTTTGGCCGTGCCTGGCTAAGAAAGCGGCAGTATTATTGACGTTCCGTGCCAGGCGGGCGAGGGCGGGTTTTGGCCTTACAGCGCTTTGAAGCCGTGGCCCAGCCGCCGTGGTATTTGGGATACAATAATTGGCGGCGCGCCCGCGATGGTCGGCGATGCTCGCGGCTTCCGAAAGGGAAGCCGCAAATTGCCAACGGGAAAAGTTAGATCATCTCGCAGTGAGAATAGCGGCGGCCATTCGAGCAGCGCGAGTATGCGGCAGCGCGAATGTCAGAACGCATTCCTAAATTGCGCGAGATAGTCGGCGCTGCCATAGGCCCACATGGGCTCATCACATTGTTGTGGGCCTTGATCGTTGATGCAGGCGAAGCTCCAGGGCGGAGCTGCGATCTCGCGGCCCTCGATCCCGTATCCCTGCGACCAATTGTCAACCGTCGGTCGAGTGCCGACCTGCGCTTGATAGCTGCTTCTGTTGGTTCGCACGTGAGCTGCGGCTTGCGTCGCGAAAGTTGGCACAAGCAGTAACGCAGCCAGAAGGCATGTGATCTTCATCGTTCGCTTCCTTGATTGAGCCTCGCGCCAGCGGCGGCATGTCAGTCTCTGCAGGGATGACCGACATTGGAGGCTGGATATTTCCCGATCACGCGAATGTTCGGCAGTCTTGCAAGTCTGTTGCGAGTAAGTCTGTTGCGAGGAGGCAGATAGCGCCGATGCACATCGGGTGGACGACCG
This genomic interval from Bradyrhizobium sp. NP1 contains the following:
- a CDS encoding cation diffusion facilitator family transporter; amino-acid sequence: MSRPSTSKSSVAAISIVASGSMAAAKFVVGVMIGSLALISEALHSSIDLVATIITWVVVRISDRPADEEHHYGHGKFESLSALGVTALLYVLAGGILVESYSRLREGAPPPTISAVAFVVLVIDIAVNWWRAGALHRAARETKSQALAADALHFASDVLGSLAVIAGLILAAFGFWWGDTAAAIAVAVMIGFLGLKMTRATVETLLDRAPEGASEKADAAIRTVPGVVGIERLRVRTVGPTHFVDAVVEVPRTLPIDRVDQIKRKAEEAVGKALGGADLTFTTVPVARNNETVRERIMVIARNSGLAVHHVTVHDLGGKLTVSIDLEVDGAMPLTAAHAVTQRLEASIREEFGEDVEVDTHVEPLEPELPFGTDAAPERVETIKAALTRFAADSPIHDIHNVRVRDTEAGEIVNFHCRAEPSMSVIRVHENVDGIERALRRAFPSVKRVISHTEPPRS
- a CDS encoding zinc-binding dehydrogenase gives rise to the protein MRAYIYGPDGPAIADVARPAPKGTQVLVRVRACGLNRADLGMTKGHRHGSAGGVGSVLGMEWAGEVAELGPEAKGVAIGDRVMGSGAAAFAEYALADHGRLFKIPAAMSFPEAATLPVALATMHNAVVTEGRLQAGQSVLIQGASSGVGLMAMQIATLKGAKPVIGSSTDAMRRGRLKEFGADLAIDSSDPGWVDQVLNATGGEGVDLIVDQVSGKVASQNLAATKIKGRIVNVGRLGGTRAEFNFDLHAVRRITYVGVTFRTRTIEEIRAIFDAVKKDIWPAVESRKLALPVDKVFAFDDIGKAFAHMEANKHLGKIVVTL
- a CDS encoding nitronate monooxygenase family protein; this encodes MLKTRFTELVGVEHPIVQGGMQWVGRAELVAAVANAGALGFITALTQPTPEDLAKEIARCREMTDRPFGVNLTILPAIKPPPYAEYRAAIIESGIGVVETAGNKPQEHVDEFRKHGIKVVHKCTSVRHALSAERMGVDAISIDGFECAGHPGEDDTPGLILIPAAAAKVKIPIIASGGFGDARGLVAALALGADGINMGTRFMCTKESPIHQTIKERIVANDERETELIFRTMRNTSRVAKNAISTKVVAMEKEGATFDQVRELVAGARGKMVYATGDADHGIWSAGQVQGLIHDIPSCAELISRIVREAEAIIRGRLEGMLSGARREAAE
- a CDS encoding fumarylacetoacetate hydrolase family protein, which gives rise to MTAWIRFRHQGKTGFGTLTPAGVSVLDGEMFGHARPTGQLLDLNDIELLAPTAPSKIVALWNNFHALAAKLNQPEPPEPLYLLKATSSVAAPGAVIRRPASYDGKTTYEGELGIVIGRTCRAVSVDEAGDFIFGYTCVNDITANDILNRDPTFAQWARSKGIDGYGPFGPVIATGIDPAKLVVRTILNGVERQNYPIADMIFSVRELVSRISHDMTLLPGDLICCGTSIGVGVMKEPVNIVTVAIDGIGELTNEFWQ
- a CDS encoding 2-dehydropantoate 2-reductase, with product MKICIYGAGAIGGYLGVQLARAGAEVSLVARGPHLAAMRANGLKLLVGGETHVVRPRCTDNPAELGVQDYVIICLKAHSITGVLDQMQPLLGGRTRVVTAVNGIPYWYFYKHGGRHEGATLESIDPGGRQWREIGPERAIGCIVYPATEIEAPGVIRHVYGNQFPLGEPSGETTADVKRLAELLVAAGMKAPVLDRIRDEIWLKLWGNVCLNPISALTHATLDVICSNPETRALSKAIMLEAQAIAETFGVAFRVDVERRIEGARKVGAHKTSMLQDLERGRPMEIDPLVTVVQEMGRLTSIPTPALDTVLALVAQRAKIAGLYDGMIQQATAKAPTPALA
- a CDS encoding CBS domain-containing protein, with the translated sequence MQVGDILRRKTPRVVTVRMNETVGIAAQLMRANNISALVVKDVVRSEGNTAVGMFTERDVVRAIAEHGAAGVNLKVSQLVPVQRLVACSSSDTLEHVRHLMKVHHIRHLPVIDNFALAGVISMRDVSAAFDEAASGAPKAA